A genomic region of Sulfobacillus acidophilus DSM 10332 contains the following coding sequences:
- a CDS encoding alpha/beta hydrolase fold protein (PFAM: Putative lysophospholipase~COGs: COG2267 Lysophospholipase~InterPro IPR000073~KEGG: rso:RSc3346 putative lysophospholipase protein~PFAM: Alpha/beta hydrolase fold-1~SPTR: Alpha/beta hydrolase fold protein) → MTERDMRLTLEADFILHPGRRPLSLFTRVVTPAAPEAGLIFYHGSMVHSEYYMPWALELAQAAPITIWLPDLRGHGRSGGARGHVPAIRDYLFDIALTVAEFRRRWPELPLFLGGESFGGLLVFLAVTEIPSVQGLILSAPVFGLKADLSRGLQRIIQSADRILPFVRPLRPLGAEGIVRHPQWPRLIKSDPLVIRKYPLHFLAELLRAQRQAENVAPLVSVPLLMLIAGQDHIVDNQAAERICQQVRGPVWWKKFPDSWHALSSESPDLYQDTMVQFINTYYACDMVNPA, encoded by the coding sequence GTGACCGAACGCGACATGAGACTGACGTTGGAAGCCGACTTTATTCTCCACCCGGGCCGACGGCCCCTCTCGCTTTTTACGCGGGTGGTGACCCCGGCCGCCCCAGAGGCCGGACTCATCTTCTATCACGGGTCGATGGTGCATTCCGAATATTACATGCCGTGGGCATTGGAACTGGCGCAAGCGGCGCCGATCACGATCTGGTTACCGGATTTACGGGGTCATGGGCGGTCGGGGGGAGCACGCGGCCATGTGCCCGCCATCCGCGATTATCTCTTCGACATTGCGCTGACGGTAGCCGAATTTCGGCGGCGATGGCCCGAGTTGCCGCTCTTTTTAGGGGGCGAGAGTTTTGGCGGACTGTTGGTGTTTTTAGCCGTAACCGAAATACCGTCGGTTCAAGGCCTCATATTAAGTGCCCCGGTATTCGGATTGAAAGCGGATTTGAGCCGCGGCCTGCAACGCATTATTCAAAGTGCCGATCGGATTTTACCGTTTGTACGCCCTCTTCGGCCGCTGGGAGCCGAGGGCATTGTTCGCCATCCGCAATGGCCGCGTCTCATCAAATCCGATCCCCTGGTCATCCGCAAATATCCGTTGCACTTTTTGGCTGAACTGCTGCGAGCGCAACGGCAGGCGGAGAATGTGGCCCCGTTGGTGTCTGTCCCGCTTTTAATGTTGATTGCCGGTCAGGACCACATTGTGGATAATCAGGCAGCCGAAAGGATTTGCCAGCAGGTTCGGGGGCCGGTCTGGTGGAAGAAGTTTCCGGACTCTTGGCACGCCCTGTCCAGTGAATCGCCCGATTTATATCAGGACACCATGGTGCAATTTATCAATACCTACTATGCCTGCGACATGGTGAATCCTGCCTGA
- a CDS encoding ErfK/YbiS/YcfS/YnhG family protein (PFAM: Putative peptidoglycan binding domain; L,D-transpeptidase catalytic domain~InterPro IPR002477:IPR005490~KEGG: afo:Afer_0855 ErfK/YbiS/YcfS/YnhG family protein~PFAM: YkuD domain; Peptidoglycan binding-like~SPTR: ErfK/YbiS/YcfS/YnhG family protein) yields MVDPIGRRSGHHPKRPRWFVAGGILSGVLVGGAVWILAPHVTTTVGGPGLLQMQVRGWHDRIVEAEWTEGSQTVSLARRGQGLWPVKALAPRGSGRVTVAVRGPGWLDWLPWERVDLSIPVSVPAAPELRTVNAHYALNGRVSLNWTAPIERLWINGREFFVHGRHVTVRLAPPHPGEKGHWTIRAEGPLWEKPVPPIKVAWSTPAYLSMSTNLSTPLQGLQPLTVRLSQPITVAHLSRWRLNPAVAGTWKRISPTVFVFQPQKPWAPNLSWQLSVPGSLRGPVSQSGSFLAHSVRLQGRTRPGSVLRLQELLAEEGYLPVRWVSAGRPLMTEGQQQAAIYEPPAGTFQWKFSGLPAALRALWQPGQWTALVAGAVMQFERANGLAVDGVAGPEVWHALIQDRLNGVTSPYPYTYIYVTETLPETLQLWVNGQVQLTTRANTGIPATPTLLGTYPVYERLPFQIMRGVNPNGTPYADPVSWINYFVGGDAVHGFVRAQYGFPQSLGCVEVPPAVAATIYHTIHYGTLVTVEPPGVSPPAS; encoded by the coding sequence GTGGTTGATCCGATAGGGAGACGGTCCGGACATCATCCCAAACGACCCCGTTGGTTTGTGGCGGGAGGTATTCTAAGCGGCGTATTGGTGGGAGGGGCCGTATGGATCCTGGCTCCGCACGTGACCACGACGGTCGGGGGACCCGGTTTACTGCAGATGCAGGTGCGCGGTTGGCATGATCGGATCGTCGAGGCGGAGTGGACCGAGGGCTCCCAAACGGTTTCTCTCGCACGACGCGGCCAGGGGTTATGGCCCGTAAAGGCCCTCGCTCCCAGGGGTTCGGGGCGGGTCACGGTCGCTGTCCGCGGGCCCGGCTGGCTCGATTGGCTGCCCTGGGAGCGGGTCGATCTGAGCATTCCGGTGTCGGTGCCGGCTGCGCCGGAGTTGCGGACGGTTAATGCCCATTATGCGTTAAACGGCCGGGTTTCGTTGAATTGGACCGCGCCCATCGAGCGGCTTTGGATAAACGGTCGGGAATTTTTCGTCCACGGTCGTCACGTGACGGTTCGGCTGGCGCCGCCGCACCCTGGGGAAAAGGGACACTGGACAATCCGAGCCGAAGGCCCTCTTTGGGAAAAGCCGGTCCCGCCGATCAAAGTCGCCTGGTCGACTCCCGCCTATTTATCCATGAGCACGAATCTGTCGACACCGCTTCAAGGGCTTCAACCGCTCACGGTTCGGTTGAGTCAACCGATTACCGTGGCGCACCTGTCCCGATGGCGGCTGAATCCCGCGGTTGCCGGCACCTGGAAAAGAATTTCTCCCACCGTCTTCGTTTTTCAACCCCAAAAACCGTGGGCACCCAATTTGTCCTGGCAATTGAGTGTTCCAGGGTCCCTCCGTGGGCCCGTCAGCCAATCCGGGTCATTCTTGGCCCATTCGGTACGTCTTCAGGGTCGCACCCGACCGGGGTCGGTTCTCAGGCTGCAAGAATTGCTGGCGGAGGAGGGCTATTTGCCCGTTCGTTGGGTGTCCGCGGGACGGCCCCTCATGACCGAAGGTCAGCAACAAGCCGCCATCTATGAGCCCCCGGCGGGAACCTTTCAATGGAAGTTTAGCGGATTGCCGGCGGCACTCCGGGCGTTATGGCAACCGGGTCAGTGGACGGCGCTGGTGGCGGGAGCGGTCATGCAATTTGAACGGGCCAACGGGTTGGCGGTGGATGGGGTGGCGGGCCCGGAGGTATGGCATGCCTTGATTCAGGATCGGCTGAACGGCGTGACAAGTCCCTACCCTTATACCTATATCTATGTCACCGAAACGCTGCCCGAGACGCTCCAACTGTGGGTCAACGGGCAAGTACAATTAACCACTCGGGCGAACACCGGCATTCCGGCCACGCCCACTTTGCTGGGCACCTATCCCGTCTATGAACGGTTGCCTTTTCAAATCATGCGGGGGGTCAATCCTAACGGCACCCCGTATGCCGATCCGGTATCGTGGATTAATTATTTTGTCGGAGGAGATGCCGTTCACGGATTTGTCCGTGCCCAATACGGGTTTCCCCAAAGTCTCGGGTGTGTCGAGGTTCCCCCGGCGGTGGCGGCCACGATCTATCACACGATTCACTACGGGACTTTGGTCACGGTAGAACCGCCGGGGGTGTCGCCTCCGGCTTCCTAA
- a CDS encoding Rhomboid family protein (PFAM: Rhomboid family~COGs: COG0705 membrane protein~InterPro IPR002610~KEGG: smc:SmuNN2025_1628 hypothetical protein~PFAM: Peptidase S54, rhomboid~SPTR: Putative uncharacterized protein) — MTGWRRFWMTWLIIAVTVAVFLFVEHGYQPGAITAAKLAQWGGVVGWPYTSWRSLIFSTFLHVSWVHIGSNMVSLYVIGPWVELALGPWEYLVFYLLGGAAANLTTAWLQPANVVAVGASGAIFALIGYLAVRWTWGAGPPAPRARRWLWTMLALNLLLTVAVPHIAVWDHVGGLAFGFLWGIGDVIRRRRRF, encoded by the coding sequence ATGACCGGATGGCGGCGGTTTTGGATGACCTGGTTAATCATCGCCGTCACGGTGGCGGTCTTTCTATTCGTGGAGCACGGCTATCAACCCGGCGCCATTACGGCCGCTAAATTGGCCCAATGGGGCGGAGTGGTCGGGTGGCCTTACACGTCCTGGCGGTCGTTGATATTCAGCACGTTTTTGCATGTCAGCTGGGTTCATATCGGGTCCAATATGGTGTCGCTGTATGTCATTGGACCGTGGGTGGAATTGGCGTTAGGACCGTGGGAATACCTCGTGTTTTATCTCTTGGGCGGCGCAGCCGCCAATTTGACCACGGCTTGGTTACAACCCGCGAATGTCGTGGCGGTCGGGGCCTCCGGGGCCATATTCGCCCTAATTGGTTATTTGGCGGTGCGGTGGACCTGGGGAGCCGGTCCGCCAGCGCCGCGCGCACGACGCTGGCTTTGGACGATGCTCGCATTAAATTTGTTGCTGACGGTCGCAGTCCCGCATATTGCCGTATGGGATCATGTCGGCGGGCTAGCTTTCGGGTTTCTCTGGGGCATCGGGGATGTGATCCGAAGGCGGCGGCGCTTTTGA
- a CDS encoding hypothetical protein (PFAM: Protein of unknown function (DUF1641)~COGs: COG2427 conserved hypothetical protein~KEGG: aac:Aaci_1924 protein of unknown function DUF1641~SPTR: Putative uncharacterized protein) produces MAKPIRVIQPVAEPPVHDPLHQAIHQHQESLTQLIHDLAALEQSTLFRMLRGFLAESQDVWAIVVNQLDQPGPKNAIRNLEALMTFLGRIPSDQWSRILDGVAHALDRYDQAIRAPESPRVSAWRLWQDVKDPHVSRALTAVFAFLGALGDAASKAPPPSDHIPDAPEKPES; encoded by the coding sequence GTGGCAAAACCCATTCGGGTCATTCAGCCGGTCGCGGAGCCGCCCGTCCACGACCCGTTACATCAAGCGATCCACCAACACCAAGAGAGCCTAACCCAACTCATTCATGACCTGGCCGCCCTGGAACAATCCACGCTTTTTCGCATGCTACGCGGCTTTTTGGCGGAATCGCAGGACGTCTGGGCCATTGTCGTCAATCAACTGGATCAGCCCGGTCCGAAAAACGCCATCCGGAATCTGGAGGCGTTGATGACATTTCTCGGCCGCATCCCGTCGGATCAGTGGTCCCGGATACTCGACGGGGTGGCGCATGCCCTCGATCGCTACGACCAAGCCATAAGAGCGCCGGAATCCCCCCGTGTATCCGCTTGGCGGCTTTGGCAGGACGTCAAAGATCCTCACGTGAGCCGCGCCCTGACCGCTGTGTTCGCCTTTTTAGGCGCCCTTGGAGACGCGGCATCAAAAGCGCCGCCGCCTTCGGATCACATCCCCGATGCCCCAGAGAAACCCGAAAGCTAG